The following are encoded together in the Coturnix japonica isolate 7356 chromosome 8, Coturnix japonica 2.1, whole genome shotgun sequence genome:
- the RGS21 gene encoding regulator of G-protein signaling 21, giving the protein MFTFTLIYMYSNFYTAKKLWKIPINATTDSTLPRPAQAKDHDAIFKDRCCFHRSNTEEKLAWSDSVDTLLANKDGLAAFRKFLKSEFSEENVEFWLACEDFKKTKSSTKIAAKAQKIYADFIEADAPKEINIDFHTRNHISQNISEPTLSCFDDAQRLIYSLMAKDCFPRFLRSKEYKELAEKQENRNERRWLPFL; this is encoded by the exons ATGTTTACTTTTACCCTTATTTACATGTATTCAAATTTTTATACTGCTAAGAAACTGTGGAAAATACCCATTAATGCTACCACTGATAGCACG CTACCACGGCCTGCACAGGCAAAAGATCATGATGCTATTTTCAAGGATAGATGTTGTTTCCATAGgtcaaacacagaagaaaaactggcTTGGTCTGACTCTGTGGATACGCTACTTGCTAATAAAG ATGGCCTGGCAGCTTTTAGGAAGTTTTTGAAGTCAGAATTCAGTGAGGAGAATGTAGAATTCTGGCTGGCTTGCGAGGACTTCAAAAAAACCAAGTCTTCCACCAAGATCGCCGCCAAAGCCCAAAAGATTTATGCTGACTTTATTGAAGCTGATGCTCCAAAGGAG ATTAATATTGACTTCCATACAAGAAACCACATCTCTCAGAACATCTCAGAACCCACCCTCAGTTGTTTTGATGATGCTCAGAGGTTAATCTATAGTCTCATGGCAAAAGACTGTTTTCCCAGGTTTCTAAGGTCAAAAGAGTATAAGGAACTAGCAGAGAagcaagagaacagaaatgaaagaaggtGGCTCCCATTTCTGTGA